In a genomic window of Deltaproteobacteria bacterium:
- a CDS encoding metallophosphoesterase, whose amino-acid sequence MLALRFLQFSDLHFESRDYEREWQCPEEKRKILEDEMKQVVEKIVTVAREYEVRAVLVAGDLFDGRTVSLEGVRFLQDCFRSAGDIQIFIVPGDQDCFGVSSLYNPELLKGIGMNPWPENVHIFKEGPSSSILLPGSDDIAITGIPHIGRGLRRERPLAVPIPKDATRLNVLLLHGAFEENGGSKAEATLCFNREEVHSQHFDYIAFGHFHQGEEIRDEEGKVRAASSGCPYGLRTEEFGEKSVIVSEIERGGIRPENIERIRVAPRTVREVKIHCNGLKRADSLRQRIEKGLHREKIEATDLVHIRIEGQGSHQLAWRVYEESIREGYFLARLDTSGLRQKFDLRRYTRGVDTELTTEGLFVRKMKELLDSTENLQQLRAVEKALEWGLEALAGKTIEFNHENQEI is encoded by the coding sequence ATGCTTGCTTTGAGGTTCCTCCAGTTTTCCGACCTTCATTTTGAGAGCAGGGATTACGAGCGCGAGTGGCAGTGCCCGGAAGAGAAAAGAAAGATCCTCGAAGACGAGATGAAGCAGGTGGTGGAGAAGATCGTAACCGTCGCCAGGGAGTATGAGGTCCGTGCGGTCCTTGTTGCCGGTGATCTCTTTGATGGGCGGACCGTGAGTCTCGAGGGTGTGCGTTTTCTCCAGGATTGCTTCCGGAGTGCCGGGGATATTCAGATCTTCATCGTGCCCGGAGACCAGGATTGTTTTGGTGTGAGCAGCCTCTATAATCCTGAGCTTCTCAAGGGAATCGGGATGAACCCCTGGCCCGAGAATGTCCATATCTTCAAAGAAGGGCCTTCCTCTTCGATCCTTCTTCCAGGAAGCGACGATATCGCCATAACAGGAATACCCCACATTGGGCGGGGGCTGAGAAGAGAAAGGCCTCTGGCGGTTCCCATACCAAAGGACGCCACGCGACTGAACGTGCTTCTTCTCCACGGAGCATTTGAAGAAAACGGGGGATCCAAAGCCGAGGCAACCCTCTGTTTCAACCGCGAGGAGGTCCACTCCCAGCATTTCGACTACATCGCCTTCGGGCACTTCCATCAAGGGGAGGAGATCAGAGACGAAGAAGGGAAAGTCCGAGCAGCCTCATCGGGTTGTCCATATGGTCTGAGGACCGAAGAGTTCGGGGAGAAGAGTGTTATTGTAAGCGAGATCGAAAGGGGAGGAATCCGGCCCGAGAACATAGAGAGAATCCGCGTGGCGCCTAGAACCGTGAGGGAAGTGAAGATCCATTGCAACGGTTTGAAACGGGCCGATTCGTTACGGCAGAGAATCGAAAAGGGACTCCACCGAGAGAAGATCGAGGCTACGGACCTGGTACATATTCGTATCGAGGGGCAGGGCAGCCACCAACTGGCATGGAGGGTGTATGAAGAATCCATAAGAGAGGGGTATTTCCTGGCCAGACTCGATACTTCCGGGCTGAGGCAAAAGTTCGATCTTCGGAGGTACACTCGGGGTGTCGATACCGAACTCACCACAGAGGGGCTCTTTGTCCGAAAGATGAAAGAGCTTCTCGACAGTACCGAAAATCTGCAACAACTGAGAGCCGTCGAGAAGGCCCTTGAGTGGGGATTGGAAGCACTAGCCGGCAAAACGATCGAGTTCAACCATGAGAATCAAGAGATTTGA
- a CDS encoding metallophosphoesterase, with protein MILPLIAFFLLYGSLHLYVFVKVTDALVLGPALSLILAAFMGIMVAAPLLVRISTSRGLSLLARAISHIGYTWMGLAFLFFSFSLLVDLFRLTLHGTGLLLHRDFSPFIHSHRLTFTLPLLVTLAIASYGCLEARNIRNETLTIQSPKIPRESGGMTIVALSDIHLGLLAKRARLERILEQVKRAEPDILVSTGDLLDGQVDDLEGLAEPLGAIHPRYGKFAVTGNHEFYAGLDRAIDFTEKAGFTVLRGEAVTVDGVNIVGFDDPTGEHFGFVRGSSERELLSSLPEDKFTILLKHRPVVDAGALGLFDLQLSGHTHNGQIFPFVLITRLFFPVAAGLVRLAEGSLLYVSRGAGTWGPPIRFLSTPEITVIRLLHRSDERTGCRPEGKKGTC; from the coding sequence ATGATTCTTCCCCTGATAGCCTTCTTCCTCCTCTACGGTTCCCTCCATCTGTATGTATTTGTGAAAGTGACAGACGCTTTGGTCCTTGGACCTGCCCTCTCTTTAATTCTGGCGGCTTTCATGGGCATAATGGTGGCCGCACCGCTTCTGGTCAGGATATCCACCAGCCGCGGGCTGAGCCTCCTGGCCCGGGCCATCTCGCACATCGGGTATACCTGGATGGGCCTTGCCTTTCTGTTCTTTTCGTTCTCTCTTCTTGTCGACCTCTTTCGTCTCACCCTTCATGGTACGGGGCTTCTTCTCCACAGGGATTTTTCGCCCTTCATCCATTCGCATCGATTGACCTTTACACTTCCCCTGCTCGTCACCCTGGCCATCGCCTCTTACGGCTGTCTTGAGGCCCGCAACATTAGGAACGAAACCCTGACCATCCAGAGCCCCAAGATTCCGCGAGAGAGCGGGGGGATGACCATCGTCGCCCTCTCTGATATCCATCTGGGGCTCCTCGCAAAAAGAGCGAGGCTGGAGAGAATCCTCGAACAAGTGAAGAGGGCGGAACCTGATATCCTTGTGTCCACGGGTGACCTCTTGGATGGACAGGTTGACGACCTGGAGGGTCTTGCAGAACCCCTCGGAGCCATCCATCCGCGATACGGAAAATTCGCGGTCACAGGCAATCACGAGTTTTACGCCGGCCTTGATCGGGCAATCGATTTCACGGAAAAGGCGGGCTTCACCGTGCTGAGGGGAGAGGCGGTCACGGTGGATGGAGTAAACATCGTCGGTTTCGACGATCCGACAGGCGAACACTTCGGCTTTGTCAGGGGTTCTTCAGAGAGAGAACTGCTTTCCAGTCTGCCCGAGGACAAATTCACTATCCTTCTGAAACACAGACCCGTTGTCGACGCCGGTGCATTGGGTCTCTTTGACCTGCAACTCTCAGGACACACCCACAATGGACAGATCTTCCCATTCGTCCTCATAACTCGGCTCTTCTTCCCGGTCGCAGCCGGACTCGTCCGGCTGGCCGAAGGCTCTCTTCTGTATGTGAGCAGAGGGGCAGGTACATGGGGTCCTCCGATACGGTTCCTCTCGACTCCTGAAATAACGGTGATCAGACTGCTTCACCGGTCGGATGAGAGGACGGGATGCCGGCCCGAGGGAAAAAAGGGGACTTGCTAG
- a CDS encoding DUF4124 domain-containing protein, whose product MKYSGFVSVFAVSVFLGLSLSAPPGHTEVYKWVDGSGTVWFSDDPAKLPKESYGRAEKQDLSEKAGEDTGAKRAGDFSTEEAVTSPPSETPPVDAAGRAEEKRALLEDISRLEKELSRARMALGRVSLTSRRGFWYIIDAGGNKVRASYKDPGARWSTSTWPGAPPATRTRESDERRRIQRDISEMEKNLGRMRERLSAVSRGL is encoded by the coding sequence GTGAAATATTCGGGATTCGTTTCTGTTTTTGCCGTCTCGGTCTTTTTGGGCCTTTCACTTTCCGCTCCCCCGGGACACACCGAAGTGTACAAGTGGGTGGACGGGAGCGGGACTGTCTGGTTTTCCGACGATCCAGCCAAGCTACCCAAGGAGTCTTACGGCCGGGCTGAAAAGCAAGATCTCTCTGAAAAGGCAGGGGAAGACACTGGCGCCAAGAGAGCGGGTGATTTTTCCACAGAGGAGGCCGTGACTTCTCCGCCGAGTGAGACCCCCCCGGTGGATGCTGCGGGGCGGGCCGAGGAGAAAAGAGCCCTCCTCGAGGATATTTCACGGCTCGAAAAGGAACTCTCCAGGGCCAGAATGGCACTGGGTCGGGTCTCCTTGACCAGCCGACGTGGATTCTGGTACATCATCGACGCCGGGGGAAACAAGGTAAGGGCCTCGTACAAAGATCCAGGGGCGCGCTGGAGTACCTCCACATGGCCGGGGGCCCCACCGGCTACCAGAACGAGGGAATCGGATGAGCGAAGGCGGATCCAGAGAGATATCTCGGAGATGGAGAAGAACCTGGGTCGGATGAGAGAGCGGCTGTCGGCCGTCTCTCGCGGGCTGTAG
- a CDS encoding GAF domain-containing sensor histidine kinase, translating into MRNRPKEELINRLVRGVEGIWERLLWETSVNEALTDLSKALILPKPIEEISLAILEHAKRITGSQFGYVSFIDPRTGYNVSSTLTRDIWEICRVPDKDVVFKEFKGLWGWVLNHGKSLLTNQPSSDPRSSGTPVGHVPIHRFLSVPALLDGTLVGQIALANPGRDYTERDLAVIERLAALYALAVQRKRSEEILQSANDELEHRVEQRTAQLKGEIRERKLAERALRDSERQLRRLSSELLSAQEKERKRIAAELHDSIGQTLAALKFRMESLVQLASQEVTGHLTDSLTSLISMVQAAIEEVRRIQSDLRPSILDDLGIVATIGWFCRESQRTYPEIRIEQDITVQEDQVPDIVKTVIFRVLQEALNNVTKHSRADAVRLSLRKTRGSLELVVQDNGRGFDVQTTNKGLGLVSMKERIELSGGKFSVRSTRAKGTLIRATWRTAVIS; encoded by the coding sequence ATGAGAAACAGGCCGAAGGAAGAGCTCATCAACCGATTGGTCAGGGGGGTCGAAGGGATATGGGAGAGGCTTCTCTGGGAGACCTCGGTCAACGAAGCCCTGACCGATCTATCAAAGGCCTTGATATTGCCCAAGCCGATAGAGGAGATATCTCTTGCCATATTGGAGCACGCAAAGCGGATAACCGGCAGCCAGTTCGGATATGTCTCCTTCATCGACCCACGGACAGGCTACAACGTGAGTTCCACACTGACGAGGGACATCTGGGAGATCTGCCGGGTCCCGGACAAGGACGTGGTATTCAAAGAGTTCAAGGGCCTCTGGGGATGGGTGCTCAACCACGGCAAATCACTCCTTACCAACCAACCATCCTCTGATCCCAGATCCTCGGGCACTCCCGTGGGCCACGTGCCTATCCATCGATTCCTATCGGTCCCCGCCCTTCTGGATGGAACGCTGGTTGGACAGATCGCTCTTGCCAATCCGGGCCGTGACTACACCGAGCGGGATCTGGCGGTCATCGAACGGCTGGCGGCCCTTTATGCTCTTGCTGTCCAGCGCAAACGGAGCGAGGAGATACTCCAGAGCGCCAACGACGAACTGGAACACCGGGTAGAACAGAGGACGGCTCAGTTAAAGGGAGAAATAAGGGAACGCAAACTGGCGGAAAGAGCGCTTAGGGATTCGGAGAGACAGCTCAGGCGACTCTCCTCAGAGCTTCTTTCGGCCCAGGAGAAAGAGAGAAAGAGGATCGCCGCGGAGCTTCACGACAGCATCGGGCAGACACTGGCAGCCCTGAAGTTTCGAATGGAGAGTCTCGTGCAGCTGGCAAGCCAGGAAGTAACGGGGCATCTCACCGATTCTTTGACTTCTCTGATCTCAATGGTACAGGCCGCCATCGAGGAGGTCCGAAGGATCCAGTCGGACCTGCGCCCTTCGATCCTTGATGATCTCGGCATCGTTGCAACCATTGGGTGGTTTTGCAGGGAGTCCCAAAGGACCTACCCGGAAATCCGCATCGAGCAAGACATCACGGTCCAGGAAGATCAGGTGCCGGATATCGTGAAGACGGTCATTTTCCGCGTCCTCCAAGAGGCCCTGAACAACGTAACCAAACACAGCCGGGCCGATGCGGTACGCCTCTCTCTCAGAAAAACAAGAGGCTCCCTGGAATTGGTGGTTCAGGATAACGGCCGGGGCTTCGACGTGCAGACAACGAACAAGGGGTTGGGACTCGTCAGCATGAAGGAGCGAATCGAACTATCAGGTGGGAAGTTTTCCGTCCGGTCCACGAGGGCAAAGGGTACACTGATCCGGGCAACGTGGCGAACCGCTGTTATTTCGTGA
- a CDS encoding response regulator transcription factor: protein MSGKPRILIAEDHTILREGLRAMLSSNADFDVVGEAEDGREAVRFVESLAPDLVLLDLSLPRMSGIDAIREIKKRHPETKVIALTVHKTEEYVLEALRAGADGYILKDATLNELLMGIKSVLKGRAYLSPGVSDKVIEGYLAGKKTARIGTPWDTLTRREKEILKLIAEGYRNKEIAGYLYISVKTVEKHRANLMKKLNLHGISELTALAIEKGLVTK from the coding sequence GTGAGCGGGAAGCCGCGGATCCTCATTGCAGAGGACCATACGATACTCAGGGAAGGCCTACGGGCGATGCTCTCCTCCAACGCTGATTTCGACGTGGTGGGGGAGGCCGAGGACGGCCGGGAAGCCGTCCGGTTTGTTGAGAGTCTCGCGCCCGACCTCGTGCTCCTTGATCTCTCCCTGCCGAGGATGAGCGGGATAGACGCGATCAGAGAGATCAAGAAGCGGCATCCGGAGACTAAGGTCATCGCCTTGACGGTTCACAAGACCGAGGAATACGTCCTGGAAGCTTTGAGGGCAGGAGCGGACGGATACATCTTGAAGGATGCCACGTTGAATGAACTGCTGATGGGGATCAAGAGCGTCTTGAAGGGGAGGGCATATCTGAGCCCGGGTGTTTCAGACAAGGTGATAGAGGGGTATCTGGCCGGAAAGAAGACCGCCCGGATTGGAACTCCATGGGATACCCTGACTCGGAGGGAGAAAGAGATCCTGAAACTTATCGCCGAGGGTTACAGGAACAAGGAGATCGCGGGTTACCTCTATATCAGCGTCAAGACCGTGGAGAAACACCGGGCCAATCTCATGAAGAAGCTCAACCTCCACGGTATTTCCGAATTGACGGCCCTTGCCATAGAGAAGGGACTGGTCACGAAATAA
- a CDS encoding response regulator transcription factor, whose amino-acid sequence MTRILIVEDSAPFRQSLRDLLANRFPLMEVGEAENGKQAFQEIHAAIPDLIFMDIRLPGQSGLELCRRIKSDYPHIILVILTSHDLPEYRQAARGCGANHFLSKSTSSEEVVRLIESIIC is encoded by the coding sequence ATGACCAGAATACTGATCGTCGAGGACAGTGCCCCATTTCGCCAGTCGCTGAGGGATCTTCTGGCAAACCGGTTCCCCCTGATGGAAGTCGGAGAGGCGGAGAATGGGAAGCAGGCATTCCAGGAGATACATGCCGCCATCCCGGACCTCATATTCATGGATATCAGACTCCCGGGGCAGAGCGGCCTGGAACTCTGCAGGAGGATCAAAAGCGACTACCCGCATATCATCCTTGTCATCCTTACAAGCCACGACCTGCCCGAATACAGGCAGGCTGCCCGGGGATGCGGGGCCAACCACTTTCTTTCAAAGAGCACCTCCTCGGAGGAGGTGGTGAGATTGATCGAATCGATCATCTGCTGA
- a CDS encoding sigma-70 family RNA polymerase sigma factor, producing MAFSFTTGETLERATSFWEDTDDDLCPAEGETDPIDQEESVDPDMSIAGIYFREMNRFRLLTKGKEIELARQIRQGGERIRKLLAECSAALDGDDRRGKGGADPAGAQVQAETKQEIVTRAMQRLENGGGRSPDDRQRLDEILADLNDTERRVKEAKAEMVQSNLRLVVKIAKAYVNKGLPLLDLLQEGNLGLMKAVEKYDYRRGFKFSTYASWWIRQAVTRALADKSRTVRIPNHLLETRRKIFKASHQLVEELGRTPRYDEIATRLMIPVREVQKVMEVIQEPLSLDAPVGDEGSKLEDTVGNEGDLTVHEDLIEDMDKSMRAQNLLSSLTSREEKILRFRFGIGERSTYTLEQIGNHFGISRERVRQIEQKAIRKLKGQPSCMTLSDGLCNPVE from the coding sequence ATGGCTTTCAGTTTCACCACAGGGGAGACACTTGAGCGGGCAACTTCCTTCTGGGAAGATACGGACGACGATCTCTGCCCGGCAGAGGGCGAGACGGATCCAATCGACCAAGAGGAATCCGTCGACCCGGATATGAGCATCGCGGGCATATACTTCAGGGAGATGAACAGGTTTCGCCTGCTCACAAAGGGGAAAGAGATCGAACTGGCCAGGCAGATCAGGCAGGGAGGGGAGAGAATCCGGAAACTCCTTGCGGAATGCTCTGCTGCCCTCGACGGAGATGATCGGCGAGGCAAAGGGGGGGCAGATCCCGCCGGTGCCCAGGTTCAGGCCGAGACAAAGCAAGAGATTGTCACCAGGGCTATGCAAAGACTGGAAAACGGTGGGGGGCGTTCCCCGGACGACCGACAGAGACTCGATGAGATACTGGCAGACTTGAACGACACGGAGAGGAGAGTGAAAGAGGCGAAGGCCGAGATGGTTCAATCGAATCTGAGACTCGTCGTCAAAATCGCCAAGGCCTATGTGAACAAGGGGCTCCCCCTCCTCGATCTCCTGCAGGAAGGAAATCTCGGCCTCATGAAGGCCGTGGAAAAATACGACTACCGCAGGGGATTCAAGTTCAGTACCTACGCTTCCTGGTGGATCAGACAGGCGGTTACCAGGGCTCTGGCCGACAAGAGCAGGACCGTCCGTATCCCGAACCACCTGCTGGAGACAAGGAGAAAGATATTCAAAGCCTCCCACCAGTTGGTCGAGGAACTCGGCAGGACACCCCGATACGATGAGATCGCCACCAGGCTGATGATCCCGGTCAGGGAAGTCCAGAAGGTCATGGAGGTAATTCAGGAACCCCTTTCGCTGGACGCCCCAGTGGGGGACGAGGGCAGCAAGCTGGAAGACACCGTCGGGAACGAGGGGGATCTGACGGTCCATGAAGATCTCATAGAGGATATGGACAAGTCCATGAGAGCCCAAAACCTTCTCTCTTCACTCACCTCCCGAGAGGAGAAGATTCTCCGGTTTCGATTCGGCATAGGCGAGCGCTCAACCTATACGCTGGAACAGATTGGAAACCACTTCGGCATATCGAGGGAGAGGGTGCGGCAGATCGAGCAGAAGGCCATAAGGAAGCTCAAGGGCCAGCCGAGCTGTATGACACTCTCAGATGGTCTCTGTAACCCTGTCGAATAA